From the Verrucomicrobiia bacterium genome, one window contains:
- a CDS encoding protease inhibitor I42 family protein: MTSLPIFTAGAALLALPFLTGCQHTGSVRTVTDADNGGTITLGSRDRLEVLLHGNPSTGYTWQTLKINSWVLSPLGRPAFTPGPNPGSDEPRVGAAGTFRFVYQTLGTGSSPLELAYARPWEPDSDPSRTFKITVVVSR, translated from the coding sequence ATGACGTCCCTGCCCATCTTCACCGCCGGCGCCGCACTGCTGGCCCTCCCGTTCCTGACCGGCTGCCAGCACACCGGCTCGGTGCGTACCGTCACCGACGCCGACAACGGCGGGACGATCACTTTGGGGAGCCGCGACCGGCTGGAGGTCCTGCTCCACGGGAATCCGTCCACCGGGTACACGTGGCAGACGCTGAAGATCAATTCCTGGGTTCTGTCGCCCTTGGGTCGCCCGGCCTTCACCCCGGGGCCGAACCCCGGTTCCGACGAGCCCAGGGTCGGCGCCGCCGGAACCTTCCGGTTTGTCTACCAGACTCTCGGCACCGGGAGCAGTCCGCTGGAACTGGCCTACGCGCGCCCCTGGGAACCCGACAGCGACCCTTCCAGGACCTTCAAGATCACCGTGGTGGTCTCGAGGTAG
- a CDS encoding glutamate--tRNA ligase has protein sequence MSPPIRVRFAPSPTGALHIGGARTALFNWLFARHHGGAFVLRIEDTDKARNTQEAVEVIFQGLRWLGLDWDEGPETSDAAGPDRGPHGPYFQSRRESVYRRRLEELRDRGLAYDRDGAVYFRMTRAPITIPDLIVGDVVRPLTDREAADPDWVLWRSDGQPVFHFVNVVDDLEMGITHVIRGEDHLTNTAKHIALFQALGATPPQFGHLPLILNEDGTKMSKRDRGAVVTAYETEGFTPEAVVNYLSLLGWSPADAGEFMTPAGIVERFDLDRVHRSAARFDVKKLTALHFEHTRRMTPERFVRVGIEALQRAGIETASFPEAYVRDALLTVQEKGRLFSELPAWTDFYFLADDAIGFEPEAAAKVLTPTARPLLERLADSFAAVSGFHAAGLESSLKALAVTLGTKAGALVQPCRLACTGRTVGPSLYHLMEVLGRDRVVRRLRLAAARVN, from the coding sequence ATGTCGCCACCGATTCGCGTTCGCTTTGCGCCCTCGCCGACAGGGGCCCTGCACATCGGGGGTGCCCGCACGGCCCTGTTCAACTGGCTGTTTGCCCGCCACCACGGCGGCGCGTTCGTGCTCCGCATCGAGGATACCGATAAGGCCCGCAACACACAGGAGGCGGTCGAGGTGATCTTCCAAGGGTTGCGCTGGCTGGGGCTCGACTGGGACGAGGGCCCGGAAACGTCCGACGCGGCGGGGCCGGACCGCGGACCGCACGGACCCTACTTCCAGAGCCGCCGCGAGTCCGTTTACCGAAGGCGCCTGGAGGAACTCAGGGACCGCGGCCTCGCCTACGATCGCGATGGCGCCGTGTATTTTCGGATGACCCGGGCTCCCATCACGATTCCGGACCTCATTGTTGGAGACGTCGTCCGTCCCCTGACGGATCGCGAGGCGGCGGATCCCGACTGGGTGCTGTGGCGCAGCGACGGGCAGCCGGTTTTTCACTTCGTCAATGTGGTGGACGACCTGGAGATGGGGATCACCCATGTCATCCGCGGGGAGGACCACCTAACGAACACCGCCAAACACATCGCGCTCTTCCAGGCGCTTGGGGCGACGCCTCCGCAGTTCGGACACCTGCCCCTCATCCTCAACGAGGACGGCACAAAAATGAGCAAACGAGACCGCGGCGCCGTGGTGACCGCCTACGAGACGGAGGGGTTCACGCCCGAGGCCGTGGTGAACTACCTGTCGCTGCTGGGGTGGTCGCCGGCGGACGCGGGCGAATTCATGACGCCGGCCGGGATCGTCGAGCGCTTCGACCTGGACCGTGTCCACCGGAGCGCCGCGCGGTTCGACGTCAAGAAGCTCACGGCCCTGCATTTTGAGCACACGCGACGCATGACTCCGGAGCGGTTCGTCAGGGTCGGTATCGAGGCCCTGCAACGGGCCGGCATCGAGACGGCCTCGTTTCCGGAAGCGTACGTGCGCGACGCCCTGCTCACCGTCCAGGAGAAAGGCCGCCTGTTCTCCGAACTGCCGGCGTGGACCGACTTTTACTTCCTCGCGGACGACGCCATCGGGTTCGAACCGGAAGCCGCGGCAAAAGTGCTGACGCCCACGGCGCGCCCGCTCCTGGAACGTCTGGCGGACTCATTCGCTGCGGTGTCCGGCTTCCATGCCGCCGGGCTGGAATCGAGTCTGAAGGCGCTTGCGGTCACCCTGGGAACCAAGGCGGGGGCACTGGTACAACCCTGCCGGTTGGCGTGCACCGGTCGGACCGTCGGCCCCAGCCTGTATCACCTGATGGAGGTCCTGGGACGCGACCGCGTGGTGCGCCGCCTTCGCCTTGCGGCGGCGCGGGTCAACTGA